One window from the genome of Pseudanabaena yagii GIHE-NHR1 encodes:
- a CDS encoding YaaW family protein, which translates to MDELSNVLALATDEELYQIADILFRRKFNPIDYVATPPVKELQSWDRDELIDAISKRFRFLAADGLTVLRRKTSNVSYREVLERVCQHLNIKYSKNQSVEDIESELFLNLISNSWKKLSPQERSNIDESLQAALTESDLKKSLPLDAQRNPMSLLLKGGSAIAVSTVIRSAVLNAIARQMAWHFASYQVGYEVLKAGGTAIATRLNAYVSTYLAKRGMAVAATQYTAARTVFSVITPALWGLFFADLGWRAIATNYGRIIPAIFIIAQIRLLRMS; encoded by the coding sequence ATGGACGAATTAAGCAATGTTCTAGCATTGGCAACCGATGAGGAGCTATATCAAATTGCGGATATACTGTTTCGGCGCAAGTTCAACCCTATTGATTATGTGGCTACACCTCCTGTCAAAGAATTACAAAGTTGGGATCGAGATGAACTAATTGACGCGATCTCTAAGCGTTTTCGATTTTTGGCTGCCGATGGCTTGACGGTACTCCGCCGCAAAACTAGTAATGTCAGTTACCGTGAAGTCCTAGAGCGTGTCTGTCAGCACCTCAATATTAAATATTCTAAAAATCAAAGTGTTGAAGATATCGAATCAGAGCTGTTTCTGAATTTGATTAGCAATTCTTGGAAAAAGCTCTCACCGCAAGAGCGCTCTAACATTGATGAATCCTTGCAAGCAGCTCTTACGGAGTCAGATTTAAAAAAATCCTTACCCCTTGATGCTCAGCGTAACCCGATGAGTCTGTTGCTCAAGGGTGGTAGCGCGATCGCTGTGAGTACCGTCATTCGTTCGGCGGTATTAAATGCGATCGCCCGACAAATGGCATGGCACTTTGCCTCTTACCAAGTAGGCTATGAAGTTTTGAAGGCGGGAGGAACAGCGATCGCGACAAGGTTAAATGCCTATGTCTCTACTTATTTAGCAAAACGCGGGATGGCAGTTGCGGCAACTCAATATACTGCGGCTAGAACTGTTTTTTCAGTAATTACGCCTGCGCTTTGGGGGTTATTTTTTGCGGATCTGGGTTGGCGGGCGATCGCCACTAACTACGGACGGATTATTCCCGCTATTTTCATCATTGCCCAAATCAGATTATTGAGAATGTCTTAG
- a CDS encoding chorismate lyase, with the protein MTLTSAQSIQSITARPWNRIEEPMWQGSEDDIRKGLPFNLLSPTWQMFLMGDGAPTRHLQLLTQSDISVEVLAMTNIGDDDDNAPSDISLIAAPRIRRQIFLRSQKTGEIFSHATSWWSEAAMQKYLKDPSLPIWVSLNQKYTELYRDLKGIYKGACPQLAQAFGYPEVKEYWARHYLLWHGGEPITMLYEIYSPAIGKYLGSSSL; encoded by the coding sequence ATGACCCTCACCTCAGCTCAAAGCATCCAAAGTATTACTGCTCGACCTTGGAATCGGATTGAAGAACCCATGTGGCAAGGCAGCGAAGATGATATTCGTAAAGGCTTGCCCTTCAATTTGCTGTCTCCGACTTGGCAAATGTTTTTAATGGGCGATGGTGCACCGACGCGACATTTACAGCTATTGACTCAATCAGATATTTCGGTTGAGGTACTAGCAATGACTAATATTGGTGATGATGACGACAATGCCCCTTCGGATATTTCCTTGATTGCCGCACCAAGAATTCGTCGCCAAATCTTTTTGCGATCGCAAAAGACAGGAGAGATTTTTTCCCATGCGACTTCATGGTGGTCAGAGGCAGCGATGCAAAAATATTTGAAAGATCCATCTTTGCCAATCTGGGTCAGCCTCAATCAAAAGTACACAGAGCTTTATCGCGATCTCAAAGGTATTTACAAGGGTGCTTGTCCTCAATTAGCACAGGCTTTTGGCTATCCAGAGGTCAAGGAGTACTGGGCAAGACATTATTTGCTCTGGCATGGCGGTGAGCCAATCACCATGCTCTATGAAATTTATTCACCAGCGATCGGCAAATATCTCGGCTCAAGCAGTCTCTAA
- the glyA gene encoding serine hydroxymethyltransferase, with protein MTNLFSLLAASDPTIAGFIGKEIERQRNNIELIASENFTSLAVMAAQGSVLTNKYAEGLPSKRYYGGCEFVDEIESIAIERIKELFGAAHANVQPHSGAQANFAVFLTLLKPGDTFLGMDLSHGGHLTHGSPVNVSGLWFNKVHYGLNKETEQLDFDLIRDLALQHKPKLIICGYSAYPRIIDFAKFRVIADEVGAYLMADIAHIAGLVASGHHPNPIPYCDVVTTTTHKTLRGPRGGLIMTRDAALGKKFDKSVFPGSQGGPLEHVIAAKAVAFGEALRPEFKTYCGQVIANSQALATQLQERGLKLVSNGTDNHLLLIDLRSIGMTGKVADLLVSGINITANKNTVPFDPESPFVTSGLRLGSPAMTSRGLKETDFREIANIIADRLLNPESDAVQADCITRVQALCDRFPLYPELDYPTIAAKEPALAV; from the coding sequence ATGACCAATTTGTTTTCCCTCCTCGCCGCATCCGATCCTACTATCGCAGGCTTTATCGGTAAAGAAATCGAGAGACAGCGCAACAATATCGAACTCATTGCCAGCGAAAACTTTACCTCCCTTGCGGTGATGGCAGCGCAGGGATCAGTTTTGACCAATAAGTATGCCGAAGGTTTGCCCTCTAAACGCTATTACGGCGGTTGTGAATTTGTAGACGAAATCGAGTCGATCGCGATCGAGCGCATCAAAGAATTATTCGGTGCTGCCCATGCGAACGTTCAGCCCCATTCTGGCGCACAGGCAAACTTTGCCGTATTTCTCACCCTGCTTAAACCAGGGGATACCTTCTTAGGTATGGACTTGTCCCATGGTGGACATTTGACTCATGGCTCCCCCGTGAATGTATCAGGTCTATGGTTTAACAAAGTCCATTACGGCTTAAATAAAGAAACTGAGCAGCTAGATTTTGATTTGATTCGTGATTTGGCGTTGCAGCACAAGCCCAAATTAATCATCTGTGGTTATTCCGCATATCCTCGGATTATTGATTTTGCGAAATTTAGAGTGATCGCTGATGAAGTTGGCGCATACCTGATGGCGGATATCGCCCATATTGCAGGTCTGGTGGCTTCTGGTCATCACCCTAACCCCATCCCCTACTGCGATGTCGTCACCACTACTACCCACAAAACCCTGCGCGGTCCCCGTGGCGGCTTGATCATGACTCGCGATGCTGCCCTCGGCAAAAAGTTTGATAAGTCAGTTTTCCCTGGATCGCAAGGTGGTCCCCTCGAACATGTGATTGCGGCTAAAGCTGTTGCCTTTGGTGAAGCATTACGTCCTGAGTTCAAGACCTATTGCGGACAAGTAATTGCTAACTCCCAAGCTCTTGCTACCCAATTACAAGAACGTGGTTTGAAATTAGTTTCTAATGGCACTGATAACCACTTGCTGCTAATTGACCTGCGTTCCATTGGTATGACTGGTAAGGTTGCTGACCTATTAGTAAGCGGTATCAATATCACGGCTAACAAAAATACAGTTCCCTTCGATCCTGAATCACCTTTTGTTACTAGTGGTTTGCGTCTCGGATCTCCTGCAATGACCTCTCGTGGTCTCAAGGAAACCGACTTCCGCGAAATCGCTAATATCATCGCCGATCGCTTACTCAATCCTGAAAGTGATGCCGTCCAAGCGGATTGCATCACCAGAGTGCAAGCACTATGCGATCGCTTCCCTCTCTATCCTGAATTGGATTACCCCACGATTGCTGCTAAAGAACCTGCCCTAGCAGTTTAA
- the accC gene encoding acetyl-CoA carboxylase biotin carboxylase subunit, translating to MAPIAKLLIANRGEIALRIIRTCEELGIPTVAVYSDVDRNSLHVQLAHEAVCIGDSPSSKSYLNIPNIISAALTHNATAIHPGYGFLSENARFAEICADHNLLFVGPSPNSIRSMGDKSTAKKTMQKAGVPTIPGSEGLIESEEQAVKIAHDIGFPVMIKATAGGGGRGMRLVNNPDDLLRLLRAAQGEAEAAFGNGGVYIEKVIEDPRHIEIQILADMHGNVVHLGERDCSIQRRHQKLLEEAPSSAVNPKLREKMGDAAVKAAKAINYVGVGTVEFLLDKYGKFYFMEMNTRIQVEHPVTEMITGIDLIAEQLRVAQGDKLRFHQKDIEIRGHAIECRINAEDPDHNFRPNPGRISGYLPPGGPGVRMDSHVYTDYVIPPYYDSLIAKLIVWGSDRPAAILRMKRALRECAITGVPTTIPFHQKVLDDEEFRQGHVYTNYVPLLQARLEEQK from the coding sequence ATGGCTCCAATCGCCAAACTACTGATTGCCAATCGAGGTGAAATTGCCCTCCGAATTATTCGGACTTGCGAAGAACTAGGAATTCCCACCGTTGCTGTTTATTCCGATGTCGATCGCAATTCGTTGCATGTACAGCTAGCCCACGAAGCGGTCTGCATTGGCGATTCTCCCAGCAGCAAAAGCTATCTCAATATCCCGAATATCATTTCGGCAGCTCTGACACACAATGCTACAGCCATTCACCCCGGCTATGGATTCCTGTCAGAAAATGCCCGATTTGCAGAAATCTGCGCCGATCACAACTTATTGTTTGTTGGTCCCAGCCCCAACTCAATTCGCTCAATGGGCGATAAGTCTACCGCCAAAAAGACGATGCAAAAGGCTGGTGTGCCAACTATTCCGGGGAGTGAAGGTTTAATTGAGTCAGAAGAGCAAGCAGTAAAAATTGCTCATGATATCGGCTTTCCTGTGATGATCAAGGCTACGGCAGGTGGTGGCGGTCGTGGTATGCGTCTGGTTAATAATCCTGATGATTTACTTCGTTTGCTACGAGCTGCTCAAGGTGAAGCAGAGGCTGCCTTTGGTAATGGCGGTGTATATATCGAAAAAGTGATCGAAGATCCTCGCCATATTGAGATCCAAATCTTGGCAGATATGCATGGCAACGTCGTGCATTTAGGTGAAAGAGATTGCTCGATCCAGCGTCGCCACCAAAAGTTATTAGAAGAAGCGCCTAGTAGTGCGGTCAATCCCAAGTTACGCGAAAAAATGGGCGATGCAGCGGTTAAGGCTGCCAAAGCAATTAATTATGTGGGTGTGGGTACGGTCGAGTTTTTGCTGGATAAATACGGCAAGTTTTATTTCATGGAGATGAATACTCGGATTCAAGTAGAGCATCCAGTGACGGAAATGATCACAGGTATTGACTTGATTGCTGAGCAATTGCGGGTTGCCCAAGGCGACAAGCTGCGCTTCCATCAAAAGGATATTGAGATCCGTGGTCATGCGATCGAATGTCGAATCAATGCTGAAGACCCCGATCATAACTTCCGTCCTAACCCCGGTCGGATTAGTGGCTATTTGCCCCCAGGGGGGCCAGGTGTCCGCATGGATTCCCATGTTTATACTGATTACGTGATTCCACCCTATTACGATTCGCTGATTGCCAAGTTGATTGTCTGGGGTAGCGATCGCCCTGCGGCGATTTTACGGATGAAGCGGGCTTTGCGTGAATGTGCCATTACGGGTGTACCAACGACGATTCCTTTTCATCAAAAGGTTTTAGATGACGAAGAATTTAGACAGGGTCATGTTTACACCAACTATGTCCCATTGCTACAAGCCAGACTCGAAGAACAAAAATAA
- a CDS encoding Rieske (2Fe-2S) protein, producing MAKVKIATTKDISANKVLKTSANGQSVIVAKVGDKHCAIANKCPHLGLPLAKGKFENGVITCPFHGSKFEICTGKNVEWVDSVVGIPLPDFAKKIVSMGKSSTDVASFTVTQEGEDLFIDA from the coding sequence ATGGCTAAAGTCAAAATCGCTACCACTAAAGATATCAGTGCTAACAAGGTCTTGAAAACCAGTGCTAATGGTCAATCAGTGATCGTGGCAAAAGTTGGAGACAAACATTGCGCGATCGCTAACAAATGTCCTCACCTTGGACTGCCTTTAGCCAAGGGTAAATTTGAAAATGGTGTCATTACTTGTCCTTTTCATGGCTCTAAGTTCGAGATCTGTACTGGCAAAAACGTCGAGTGGGTAGATTCTGTTGTAGGTATTCCCTTGCCCGATTTTGCCAAGAAGATTGTTTCGATGGGCAAATCTTCTACCGATGTCGCCAGCTTCACTGTTACCCAAGAAGGTGAAGATCTATTTATTGATGCTTAA
- a CDS encoding phycobilisome linker polypeptide, with translation MKSLDIDSVNTGSDDYRSQPVKIEFTGGIQKGRTQGTIQTVTVAYSSLSKKLQSIHRLGGKIINVSIPRFQAENVDTEHIASDISENIPVIAQALEHIVNVAKGIHDQDIPAISQHVIEQVELIDQNEQYYSIDIGCLESNLDVTQDASAIDLEPVEVISKLGTTTEIVSSEIADSETENTAEVASSEVLESIVESETISEVVSEIAPEEISNNLAEPETTSEKIVEATVETATIPEIVSTKIETNEPKSEHIENTSVVTEPKTVSPQKSKPIALTAKPKKSRASAKNHGFNKREPKHTTHEPIVVDVIDSSHHNVALALEKEPEHLIQQVVEINPNVSVEPVEQASVSIADQEVSEQDLIPKLVIETAPILAESVISNMVADVFTETVTESDLENSEPVIETQEIAVEVVAETFIPEALAPNLETAETVVAVADEALAIKVDAVVNEQLQHEEPIPELKESNLEPSQTGITETVEPLVEDIHAIATENISTSIPQVEAATPLAKPKKSKTASKGFNKPKSPNSSTSRSPRN, from the coding sequence ATGAAAAGTTTAGATATTGATTCTGTAAACACAGGCTCAGATGATTACAGAAGTCAGCCAGTCAAGATTGAATTTACGGGTGGTATTCAGAAAGGGAGAACGCAGGGGACGATTCAGACAGTTACTGTTGCCTATAGTTCTCTTTCCAAGAAATTGCAATCAATTCATCGGCTAGGCGGCAAAATCATCAATGTATCTATTCCTCGCTTTCAGGCTGAAAATGTTGATACGGAGCATATAGCCTCTGACATTTCTGAAAATATTCCTGTGATCGCCCAAGCCCTCGAACACATTGTTAATGTTGCCAAAGGAATTCACGATCAGGATATTCCTGCAATCAGTCAACATGTTATTGAGCAAGTCGAGCTTATTGATCAGAATGAGCAGTATTACAGTATTGACATAGGCTGTTTGGAGAGTAATTTAGATGTTACTCAGGATGCTAGTGCGATCGACCTAGAGCCTGTGGAGGTGATTTCTAAATTGGGAACTACAACTGAAATTGTTTCTAGCGAAATTGCGGATAGTGAAACTGAAAATACTGCTGAAGTTGCTTCTAGTGAAGTTTTAGAAAGTATTGTTGAGTCTGAAACTATTTCTGAAGTAGTCTCTGAAATTGCTCCTGAAGAAATTTCAAATAATCTTGCTGAACCTGAAACTACTTCTGAAAAAATTGTAGAAGCAACAGTAGAGACTGCAACTATACCTGAAATTGTTTCTACAAAGATTGAGACTAATGAGCCTAAATCTGAACATATTGAAAATACTTCGGTAGTTACAGAGCCGAAAACAGTTAGTCCGCAAAAATCTAAACCGATCGCGTTAACAGCAAAACCTAAAAAATCCAGAGCTTCGGCAAAAAATCATGGGTTCAATAAACGTGAGCCTAAACATACAACGCATGAACCGATTGTTGTAGATGTAATTGATTCTTCTCATCACAATGTTGCTCTAGCTTTAGAGAAAGAACCTGAGCATTTAATACAACAGGTTGTTGAAATTAATCCTAATGTATCTGTGGAACCTGTAGAGCAAGCTAGTGTCTCTATTGCTGATCAAGAGGTTTCTGAGCAGGATCTAATCCCCAAATTGGTAATAGAAACTGCTCCTATATTGGCGGAATCAGTAATTTCTAATATGGTTGCTGATGTGTTTACAGAGACAGTCACGGAATCTGATTTAGAAAATTCTGAACCAGTTATAGAGACTCAAGAAATTGCTGTCGAAGTAGTTGCGGAAACATTTATTCCTGAGGCTTTAGCGCCTAATCTAGAGACTGCTGAAACAGTTGTTGCAGTTGCAGATGAAGCTTTAGCGATTAAAGTTGATGCTGTCGTTAATGAGCAATTGCAACATGAAGAACCTATCCCAGAACTCAAAGAATCTAATCTTGAACCAAGCCAGACGGGTATTACCGAAACAGTAGAACCACTGGTCGAAGATATCCATGCGATCGCTACGGAAAATATCTCTACATCTATTCCTCAAGTTGAAGCAGCTACACCATTAGCGAAACCTAAAAAATCGAAAACTGCTAGTAAGGGTTTCAATAAACCAAAATCTCCAAACAGTTCAACTTCGCGATCGCCCCGTAATTAA
- the hemH gene encoding ferrochelatase: MGRLGVLLLNLGGPDKLEDVRPFLYNLFSDPEIIRLPSPLLQAPLAWLISTLRAKQSQQNYKKIGGGSPLRRITEEQAQALRSQLVQNGHDVQVYVGMRYWHPFTEEAIAQIKRDKIEELVILPLYPQFSISTTGSSFRLLDRIWQTDPELQKIKYTVVPSWYENSGYLQAMANLIANKLDQVKDPSTAHVFFSAHGVPVSYIEEAGDPYQKEIEACAALIMQKLNRPNPYKLAYQSRVGPVEWLQPYTDVAIEELAAEGVKELVVVPISFVSEHIETLEEIDMEYREIAEHAGIETFARVPAPDTDPTFIQALADVVIKALSDRPIPFSATIQPQKNTKLYPQERWEWGMTPSAEVWNGRLAMIGFLILLLELWLGRGQILQ, translated from the coding sequence ATGGGGCGATTAGGAGTTTTACTGCTGAACCTCGGCGGGCCAGACAAATTGGAAGATGTCCGTCCATTTTTGTATAACTTATTTTCTGACCCAGAAATTATTCGCTTGCCATCGCCATTGTTGCAAGCACCATTAGCTTGGCTCATTTCCACCCTACGCGCCAAGCAGTCTCAGCAAAACTATAAAAAAATTGGTGGTGGCTCTCCCCTGCGTCGCATTACTGAGGAACAAGCTCAAGCTCTACGATCGCAACTTGTGCAAAATGGGCATGATGTCCAAGTTTACGTGGGAATGCGCTATTGGCATCCTTTTACTGAGGAGGCGATCGCCCAAATTAAGCGCGACAAAATTGAAGAGCTAGTCATCTTACCGCTATACCCACAGTTTTCGATCAGTACTACAGGTTCGAGTTTCCGTTTACTTGATCGCATCTGGCAAACCGATCCCGAATTGCAAAAAATAAAATATACCGTTGTCCCATCTTGGTACGAAAATTCTGGCTATTTGCAGGCAATGGCAAACTTGATCGCCAACAAACTAGATCAGGTCAAAGATCCTAGTACAGCCCATGTCTTTTTTAGCGCCCACGGTGTACCAGTTAGTTACATCGAAGAAGCAGGCGATCCTTACCAAAAGGAAATAGAGGCTTGTGCAGCGTTAATTATGCAAAAGCTAAATCGACCAAATCCTTATAAGTTGGCTTATCAAAGTCGTGTGGGTCCCGTTGAATGGCTGCAACCCTACACCGATGTTGCGATCGAAGAATTAGCTGCAGAGGGAGTTAAAGAACTAGTAGTAGTACCAATCAGCTTTGTCTCAGAGCATATCGAAACCCTCGAAGAAATCGATATGGAATATCGCGAAATTGCGGAACATGCAGGCATTGAAACCTTTGCGCGTGTACCTGCACCTGATACTGACCCCACATTTATCCAAGCCTTAGCCGATGTGGTGATTAAAGCTTTAAGCGATCGACCAATCCCATTCTCCGCAACCATTCAACCGCAAAAAAATACCAAGCTCTATCCTCAAGAGCGCTGGGAGTGGGGCATGACCCCCTCTGCGGAAGTGTGGAATGGACGTTTAGCTATGATTGGTTTCCTCATTCTCCTCCTAGAGCTATGGCTAGGGCGTGGACAAATTTTGCAATAA
- a CDS encoding ArsB/NhaD family transporter — translation MLTWQAIASLATFIGVIFLLITEWIHFVVAAFLGALLLIITNVITMPEAIGYIGKSHGTLGLFFGVMVMVRAFEPTKVFEYLATQMVILAKGRGDRLLLGIVAITTPICAVLPNATTVMLLAPLIPPMAQEIGVDFVPLLILMVFVANSSGLLTIVGDPATYIVGDAINMSFVDYLMKLSLGGAIAVGVIVAILPFLFRKIWNKKLENLERLPHPKINHPRTLIIGAIITAFVLTFFVIGETLPVPVSPATVALLGAALALMLAHHSKMDTVPHILRDVDWSTLIFFMCIFVLIGSLEKTGVIASMSGVLAIVLGKNIALGSISLIFFVGLISSVVPNIPLVVAMVPLLKQYVVNVGLASPEVLATDFAGQFPNVVLPLFYAMMYGATLGGNGTLVGASSNIVAAGVAEQHGKRISFKVFLRYGIPVMILQLIAATIYVTLRFLIV, via the coding sequence ATGTTAACTTGGCAAGCGATAGCATCCCTAGCGACCTTCATCGGGGTCATATTTTTACTGATTACTGAATGGATACATTTTGTAGTAGCCGCTTTTCTTGGTGCATTGCTTCTGATTATCACTAACGTAATAACTATGCCTGAGGCGATCGGCTATATCGGCAAAAGTCACGGTACGTTGGGGCTGTTCTTTGGTGTGATGGTGATGGTACGAGCCTTTGAACCTACAAAGGTCTTTGAGTACCTTGCCACCCAGATGGTGATTCTTGCCAAGGGAAGAGGCGATCGCTTGTTATTAGGTATAGTCGCAATCACCACACCGATCTGTGCGGTTTTACCTAATGCCACCACGGTGATGCTACTTGCACCATTAATTCCGCCAATGGCACAGGAAATCGGTGTAGATTTTGTGCCACTGTTGATTTTGATGGTATTTGTGGCGAATAGCTCAGGTTTACTTACCATAGTTGGCGATCCCGCTACTTACATTGTTGGTGATGCCATCAATATGAGTTTTGTAGACTATCTCATGAAACTTAGTCTGGGAGGCGCGATCGCAGTTGGTGTAATTGTGGCAATTTTGCCATTCTTATTTCGCAAAATCTGGAATAAGAAGTTAGAAAACCTTGAACGTCTTCCTCATCCCAAAATTAATCATCCCCGCACTCTGATTATTGGCGCAATTATTACTGCCTTTGTGCTGACATTTTTTGTGATTGGCGAAACTTTACCAGTTCCCGTATCACCTGCAACCGTTGCTTTGTTGGGGGCTGCTCTCGCTCTTATGCTAGCTCACCATAGCAAAATGGATACCGTACCGCATATTTTGCGAGATGTTGATTGGAGTACCTTGATTTTCTTCATGTGTATTTTTGTGTTGATTGGCAGCTTAGAGAAAACAGGTGTAATCGCCAGTATGTCTGGAGTACTCGCAATTGTATTAGGGAAAAATATTGCCCTTGGTTCTATCTCCTTAATCTTTTTTGTAGGATTAATTTCCAGTGTAGTTCCGAATATTCCTCTTGTGGTGGCGATGGTTCCCTTACTCAAGCAATATGTAGTAAATGTCGGTTTAGCCAGCCCTGAAGTACTTGCGACCGATTTCGCAGGACAATTTCCCAACGTGGTACTACCACTTTTCTATGCCATGATGTATGGCGCAACCTTAGGAGGCAATGGAACTTTAGTCGGTGCTTCCTCCAATATTGTTGCGGCTGGAGTAGCCGAGCAGCACGGCAAACGCATTTCCTTTAAAGTGTTTTTGCGTTATGGCATTCCCGTCATGATTTTGCAATTGATTGCCGCAACAATCTATGTCACGCTCAGATTTCTGATTGTTTAG
- a CDS encoding ABC transporter ATP-binding protein, whose amino-acid sequence MARSQFQNLQKYLRPYWSDLAIGTVALLLANVLGTYIPSLIRGAVDDLGKIKTGDFHHLMNYVWLIAGLSSLMWVIRMASRVWIFGIGRKIEFSLKQQIFEHLLKLPPSYFANNSAGETISIVTSDVENIRRLMGFALLSIINSIFVYSLTLPAMVAIDPLLTLLSISVYPIMLAIVQRFSGQLRDEQLEVQEELSQVSSLLQEDLNGMALIKTYAQEQNERDAFGKLNDRLLDANLRMARSRNILFPLLGGIASISFLVLIWFGGEKLANPANTTFKIGDLLTLIIYVERLIFPTAILGFVMVTYQRGIVSIERIQGILDIPPAIIDPPNAIALNKEQVTGKIEARDLCFTYPNAGQPALDHVSFTIHQGETVAILGTVGSGKSTLASALMRLVEVPSDQVFIDGVDITKMRIEDLRSIISFVPQDSFLFSATMRDNIRYGKPQAYNHEVENFANQARIEQEILKFPKQYDTLVGERGITLSGGQRQRTALARALLVDTPILVLDDALSSVDNQTATGILSNLPRNKTVLFITHNLSAASTCDRIILMDAGKIIQVGNHAELLADSSLYQKLWNQHKLEVSLR is encoded by the coding sequence ATGGCGCGATCGCAATTTCAAAATCTTCAAAAGTATCTCCGTCCTTACTGGAGTGACTTAGCTATTGGCACAGTTGCCCTACTACTGGCAAATGTTCTGGGTACATATATTCCTTCGCTGATCAGGGGTGCAGTTGACGATCTTGGCAAGATTAAAACTGGGGATTTTCATCACCTGATGAATTACGTGTGGCTGATCGCAGGATTGTCATCATTGATGTGGGTCATCCGCATGGCATCCCGCGTCTGGATCTTTGGAATTGGTCGCAAAATCGAGTTTAGTCTCAAGCAGCAAATTTTCGAGCATTTACTCAAGCTACCCCCAAGCTACTTTGCCAACAATTCCGCAGGGGAAACGATCAGTATTGTCACAAGCGATGTCGAGAATATTCGCCGCTTGATGGGGTTCGCACTACTGAGCATTATCAACTCGATATTTGTCTATAGCCTGACATTGCCAGCAATGGTGGCAATTGATCCTTTATTAACTTTGCTATCAATTTCGGTGTATCCGATCATGTTAGCGATCGTGCAGCGCTTTAGTGGTCAGTTGCGCGATGAGCAGTTAGAAGTGCAGGAAGAACTATCGCAGGTCAGTTCGTTGCTCCAAGAAGATCTCAATGGCATGGCACTGATCAAAACCTATGCACAGGAGCAGAATGAACGGGATGCATTTGGTAAGCTGAACGATCGCTTGCTCGATGCCAATTTACGCATGGCGCGTAGTCGTAATATTTTATTTCCATTACTCGGTGGTATCGCCAGTATTAGCTTTTTGGTATTGATTTGGTTTGGTGGCGAAAAGCTTGCTAATCCTGCCAATACTACTTTTAAGATTGGTGATCTACTAACACTGATCATTTATGTAGAACGATTGATCTTCCCAACAGCGATTTTGGGATTTGTGATGGTGACTTATCAACGGGGTATTGTCAGCATTGAGCGAATTCAGGGCATTCTCGATATCCCCCCTGCGATTATCGATCCACCGAATGCGATCGCTCTCAACAAAGAGCAAGTTACAGGCAAAATTGAGGCAAGAGATCTCTGTTTTACCTATCCTAATGCGGGTCAACCTGCCCTTGATCACGTCAGTTTTACGATTCATCAAGGAGAAACGGTCGCAATTTTAGGAACGGTAGGTTCTGGGAAATCCACGTTAGCTAGTGCCTTGATGCGCTTAGTGGAAGTTCCATCGGATCAAGTTTTTATCGATGGGGTGGATATTACCAAAATGCGGATCGAAGACTTGCGATCGATCATTTCCTTTGTGCCGCAGGATAGTTTTCTATTCAGTGCCACAATGCGCGATAACATTCGCTATGGTAAACCTCAAGCCTACAATCATGAAGTAGAAAACTTCGCGAATCAAGCTCGTATTGAGCAGGAAATTTTAAAATTCCCTAAGCAATACGATACGCTGGTGGGTGAACGTGGAATCACCTTATCTGGTGGTCAAAGACAGCGCACTGCCTTAGCTAGAGCATTACTAGTAGATACGCCGATTTTGGTACTAGATGATGCGCTGTCTAGTGTTGATAATCAAACAGCAACGGGAATTTTAAGTAATTTGCCCCGCAATAAAACAGTTCTCTTTATTACGCATAATTTATCGGCTGCCTCAACTTGCGATCGCATTATTTTGATGGATGCAGGCAAAATCATCCAAGTAGGCAATCACGCCGAATTACTTGCCGATTCGTCGCTCTATCAAAAACTCTGGAATCAACATAAACTTGAAGTTTCCCTTCGCTAA